A DNA window from Babylonia areolata isolate BAREFJ2019XMU chromosome 28, ASM4173473v1, whole genome shotgun sequence contains the following coding sequences:
- the LOC143301977 gene encoding microsomal glutathione S-transferase 2-like encodes MASSKLTPVCDDYALPALVTFASLVQQARFTKRVGLARSKFQVPVPEVTGDQGFVRVFRAHQNSVEFFPLALSTLWLSSVYFNPVAASAAGAVYLIGRQRYFDGYEKDAQERMGGFRLSVNALLVLLAMSGAGVTAALLRRYADLDLPALLSDLAAKVVKRG; translated from the exons ATGGCTTCTTCCAAACTGACCCCAGTGTGTGACGACTATGCTCTACCTGCTTTGGTTACCTTCGCTTCTTTAGTCCAGCAAG CTCGTTTCACTAAACGTGTGGGACTAGCGCGCTCCAAATTTCAAGTGCCTGTACCTGAAGTGACGGGAGATCAGGGCTTCGTGCGAGTTTTTCGTgcaca TCAGAATTCCGTAGAGTTCTTTCCCCTGGCGCTGTCAACATTATGGTTGTCGTCTGTCTATTTCAACCCAG TGGCGGCTTCAGCAGCAGGGGCGGTGTACCTCATCGGTAGACAACGCTATTTCGACGGCTATGAGAAAGATGCACAGGAAAG GATGGGAGGCTTCAGGCTGAGTGTCAACGCTCTGCTGGTTCTCTTGGCCATGAGTGGGGCCGGGGTCACGGCCGCTCTGCTCCGCCGTTATGCTGACCTTGACCTGCCGGCCTTGCTGTCTGACCTCGCCGCCAAGGTCGTGAAGAGAGGTTAA